A single Anas platyrhynchos isolate ZD024472 breed Pekin duck chromosome 17, IASCAAS_PekinDuck_T2T, whole genome shotgun sequence DNA region contains:
- the LOC119718669 gene encoding butyrophilin subfamily 3 member A2-like produces the protein MGLPWGCSHPSLTGYARGLLTSLITLLLLQLGSAQLRVVGPGHPLTAILGQDVVLPCHLSPQRDARTLEIRWIRHRLPETVHHYRHGEDLYEEQMEAYAGRTELARDGLSVGNLDLRIMGLRPSDDGQYVCTVGDADAYAETIVDLEVSATGTDPHLSLGGYEAGGVRVLCRSAGWYPLPQLLWRDARRQHLPSVSQTHSQDQEGLFEIKGAVIVTRSVEGPLSCVVRSSRLQQERESSLHIAVPFFHNTQPWMVALALVLVLLAVSIGLSVYLFRKQEKQAAELGECPGASTHGYAKAM, from the exons atggggctcccctggggctgcagccaccccagccTCACCGGCTATGCTAGGGGCCTCCTGACTTCCCTCATCACTCTGCTCCTCCTACAGCTGGGCTCAG cccagctcagagtgGTGGGACCAGGACACCCTCTCACTGCCATTCTTGGGCAGGAtgtcgtgctgccctgccacttgTCCCCTCAACGCGATGCTCGCACCTTGGAAATCAGGTGGATTCGGCACAGGTTACCTGAGACAGTGCACCACTACCGCCATGGAGAGGACCTGTATGAGGAGCAGATGGAGGCATATGCCGGGAGGACAGAGCTGGCCAGAGATGGTCTCTCTGTTGGAAATCTGGACTTGCGAATCATGGGGCTGAGACCCTCTGATGATGGCCAGTACGTCTGCACTGTGGGAGATGCTGATGCTTATGCTGAAACCATTGTGGATCTGGAGGTGTCAG CCACAGGCACTGACCCCCACCTTTCCCTGGGGGGCTACGAGGCCGGAGGCGTCCGGGTGCTGTGTCGATCGGCCGGCTGGTACCCGCTGCCgcagctgctgtggagggaTGCTCGCAGGCAGCACCTGCCCTCGGTCTCCCAGACACATTCCCAGGACCAGGAGGGGCTCTTTGAAATCAAAGGTGCCGTCATCGTGACCAGGAGCGTGGAGGGGCCCTTGTCATGCGTGGTCAGGAGCAGCCGCCTCCAGCAAGAACGGGAATCATCCCTGCACATCGCAG TTCCCTTCTTCCACAACACCCAGCCCTGGATGGTGGCTCTGGCTCTGGTCCTGGTGCTTTTGGCTGTGTCCATTGGCCTCAGTGTTTATCTCTTCCGAAAGCAAG agaaacaagctgcagagctgggtgagtgtCCTGGTGCTTCGACACATGGCTATGCCAAGGCAATGTGA